A genomic region of Camelus ferus isolate YT-003-E chromosome 11, BCGSAC_Cfer_1.0, whole genome shotgun sequence contains the following coding sequences:
- the ZWINT gene encoding ZW10 interactor isoform X2 → MDSRKKDKLLCSQLQVVDFLQNFLVQKNTAQGLDPLASEDTSRQKAIEAKEQWKELKATYQEHVEAITSALTQALPKVEEARRKQAQLQEALQQLQAKKQMAMEKLRIAQKEWQLQQEKRLQHLAEVSAEVRERQKGTKQELDRLYQELGTLKQQAGQEQDKLQRHQTFLQLLYTLQGKLLFPGAEAEIPQKLDLPKDKPQQLTQPQKQNTRDTMGRDRDVSSKADGPQPAGGASLPWLPGERQHGEGS, encoded by the exons ATG GACTCCCGGAAGAAAGACAAGCTCCTCTGCAGCCAGCTTCAAGTAGTAGACTTCCTGCAGAACTTCTTGGTTCAGAAGAACACTGCCCAGGGCCTGGACCCCTTGGCTTCTGAAGACACGAGCC GGCAGAAGGCAATTGAAGCCAAAGAGCAATGGAAAGAGCTGAAGGCTACCTACCAAGAGCACGTGGAAGCCATCACAAGTGCCCTAACCCAGGCACTGCCCAAGGTGGAGGAGGCCCGAAGGAAGCAGGCACAGCTCCAGGAGGCCCTTCAACAACTCCAGGCCAAG AAGCAAATGGCCATGGAAAAGCTCAGAATAGCCCAGAAGGAGTGGCAGCTGCAACAG GAGAAGCGTCTGCAGCATCTGGCAGAGGTTTCTGCAGAGGTGAGGGAGCGTCAGAAAGGAACTAAGCAGGAGCTTGATCGACTGTATCAGGAACTTGGAACTCTTAAACAGCAGGCAGGACAAGAGCAGGACAAGCTgcagag gCACCAGACCTTCCTCCAGCTGCTATACACCCTACAGGGTAAGCTGCTGTTCCCCGGGGCAGAGGCAGAGATACCACAAAAGCTGGATCTTCCTAAGGATAAGCCCCAGCAGCTGACCCAGCCCCAGAAGCAGAACACTCGGGACAccatggggagagacagagatgtgtCATCCAAG GCTGACGGCCCACAGCCTGCTGGAGGTGCGAGCTTGCCATGGCTTCCTGGGGAACGACAACATGGGGAAGGATCCTAG
- the ZWINT gene encoding ZW10 interactor isoform X1: MEAAETEAETAALEALAKVADILEPIGLQEETELPAQILAEFVMDSRKKDKLLCSQLQVVDFLQNFLVQKNTAQGLDPLASEDTSRQKAIEAKEQWKELKATYQEHVEAITSALTQALPKVEEARRKQAQLQEALQQLQAKKQMAMEKLRIAQKEWQLQQEKRLQHLAEVSAEVRERQKGTKQELDRLYQELGTLKQQAGQEQDKLQRHQTFLQLLYTLQGKLLFPGAEAEIPQKLDLPKDKPQQLTQPQKQNTRDTMGRDRDVSSKADGPQPAGGASLPWLPGERQHGEGS; this comes from the exons ATGGAGGCGGCGGAGACCGAGGCGGAGACTGCAGCCCTAGA GGCCCTGGCCAAGGTGGCAGACATCCTGGAGCCTATTGGTCTGCAGGAGGAGACAGAACTGCCTGCTCAGATCCTGGCTGAGTTTGTGATG GACTCCCGGAAGAAAGACAAGCTCCTCTGCAGCCAGCTTCAAGTAGTAGACTTCCTGCAGAACTTCTTGGTTCAGAAGAACACTGCCCAGGGCCTGGACCCCTTGGCTTCTGAAGACACGAGCC GGCAGAAGGCAATTGAAGCCAAAGAGCAATGGAAAGAGCTGAAGGCTACCTACCAAGAGCACGTGGAAGCCATCACAAGTGCCCTAACCCAGGCACTGCCCAAGGTGGAGGAGGCCCGAAGGAAGCAGGCACAGCTCCAGGAGGCCCTTCAACAACTCCAGGCCAAG AAGCAAATGGCCATGGAAAAGCTCAGAATAGCCCAGAAGGAGTGGCAGCTGCAACAG GAGAAGCGTCTGCAGCATCTGGCAGAGGTTTCTGCAGAGGTGAGGGAGCGTCAGAAAGGAACTAAGCAGGAGCTTGATCGACTGTATCAGGAACTTGGAACTCTTAAACAGCAGGCAGGACAAGAGCAGGACAAGCTgcagag gCACCAGACCTTCCTCCAGCTGCTATACACCCTACAGGGTAAGCTGCTGTTCCCCGGGGCAGAGGCAGAGATACCACAAAAGCTGGATCTTCCTAAGGATAAGCCCCAGCAGCTGACCCAGCCCCAGAAGCAGAACACTCGGGACAccatggggagagacagagatgtgtCATCCAAG GCTGACGGCCCACAGCCTGCTGGAGGTGCGAGCTTGCCATGGCTTCCTGGGGAACGACAACATGGGGAAGGATCCTAG